From the genome of Candidatus Kapaibacterium sp., one region includes:
- the secD gene encoding protein translocase subunit SecD, which yields MPKRLRELWGKWALVVLPLALGIYILVPTYRAWDLERRKAAIEASGDSVRLAEFNQTYAAALQSAKQNALKLGLDLRGGMYVTLEVDVVKLLEEAAEREAIDDVFRQVIEATRREAERSDESVLTIFLRNFDRLARPQGRSLISYYDVGDLREVSEEKVIERLQRNIDGAIDQALEVIRQRVDKYGVAEANIQKQGGRRIVLELPGVTNEAEMRQLLQTTARLEFKLVRNNEEAVRAFYAIDQYLKRNRAAAPDTAASAAAQSPTDTATALSATPSDTTTPSDTLRASADTLAQQAQPQDTGDPYAGLPEEERQRRIREDFPFTSLFITYYIQNDRFLPIDYRRADFPEGEYFFQIPKEHLSEFEALLSRPDIQRLIPAEHEVAISAKPDEQLQRQGYEIYSFYVLKREPELTGDVVTDARATFDPTTNAPIVLMDMNTEGAERWARITGANVGKKIAIVLDDRVYSAPVVQTKITGGRSQITGMSSIQEAHLLEIVLKAGALKAPVKIIEERVVGPSLGEDSIRRGLIASLIAFVLVILFMVGYYTAGGAVAVFALLVNITLILALLSAFKGTLTLPGIAGIILTMGMAVDANILVFERIREELRRGRSPRSAVDEGHKKALSAILDSNITTFITGLILYFFGSGPIQGFAITLMIGIAMTLFANLVIARAIAEILLAYNIHLSYGLPRKWLVATS from the coding sequence GTGCCGAAGCGACTCCGAGAGCTATGGGGGAAATGGGCGCTCGTTGTGCTCCCGCTAGCGCTGGGGATCTACATCTTGGTTCCTACATACCGGGCATGGGATCTCGAGCGCCGAAAAGCAGCCATAGAAGCAAGCGGGGACTCCGTGCGGCTTGCGGAGTTCAACCAGACGTACGCGGCAGCTCTCCAGAGTGCCAAGCAGAACGCTCTTAAACTTGGTCTGGACCTCCGGGGCGGCATGTACGTTACCCTAGAGGTGGATGTCGTCAAGCTCTTGGAGGAGGCAGCCGAGCGAGAAGCGATTGATGACGTCTTCCGTCAGGTAATCGAGGCCACGCGGCGTGAAGCAGAAAGGAGCGATGAGTCCGTACTGACGATCTTCCTGCGAAACTTCGATCGGCTTGCTCGCCCGCAAGGGCGCTCGTTGATCTCGTACTACGACGTCGGAGACCTTCGGGAAGTCAGCGAAGAGAAGGTCATCGAGCGGCTCCAGCGCAACATCGACGGCGCAATCGATCAAGCTCTAGAAGTCATCCGGCAGCGCGTGGACAAGTACGGCGTTGCCGAGGCCAATATCCAGAAGCAAGGGGGACGGCGCATCGTCCTAGAGTTGCCTGGAGTCACGAACGAAGCGGAGATGCGCCAACTACTCCAGACGACTGCCCGCCTGGAGTTCAAGTTGGTCCGGAACAACGAGGAGGCTGTCCGGGCATTCTACGCGATCGACCAGTACCTGAAGCGAAATCGAGCTGCCGCGCCTGACACGGCTGCATCAGCCGCTGCACAATCGCCTACTGATACTGCAACAGCTCTCTCTGCTACCCCCAGCGACACAACTACTCCCAGCGATACACTCCGTGCCTCCGCAGATACACTAGCACAGCAAGCCCAGCCACAAGACACCGGGGACCCATATGCTGGACTCCCTGAAGAAGAGCGCCAGCGTCGCATCCGCGAAGACTTTCCCTTCACTTCGCTGTTCATCACGTACTACATCCAGAACGACCGCTTCCTTCCGATCGACTACCGGCGAGCTGACTTCCCAGAGGGCGAGTACTTCTTCCAGATTCCCAAGGAGCACCTCAGCGAGTTCGAGGCACTGCTGAGCCGGCCGGATATCCAACGGCTCATCCCAGCAGAGCACGAAGTAGCCATCAGCGCTAAGCCCGACGAACAACTCCAGCGCCAGGGCTACGAGATCTACTCCTTCTACGTGCTCAAGCGAGAGCCCGAGTTGACGGGCGACGTGGTCACTGATGCCCGAGCCACCTTCGATCCTACTACGAACGCTCCCATCGTCCTCATGGACATGAACACCGAAGGGGCAGAACGGTGGGCCCGGATTACAGGAGCAAACGTTGGGAAGAAGATTGCCATCGTCCTAGATGACCGTGTTTACTCTGCCCCAGTTGTGCAGACTAAAATCACAGGTGGCCGGTCGCAGATCACCGGTATGAGTAGTATCCAGGAAGCGCACCTGCTAGAGATCGTGCTCAAGGCTGGTGCCCTGAAAGCTCCGGTGAAGATCATCGAGGAACGTGTCGTAGGCCCCTCACTGGGCGAAGATTCTATCCGACGTGGGCTCATAGCCAGTCTTATTGCCTTCGTGCTCGTCATCCTCTTCATGGTCGGCTACTACACGGCCGGAGGCGCCGTGGCAGTCTTTGCTCTGCTTGTCAACATCACGCTCATCCTTGCTCTACTCTCTGCCTTCAAGGGAACGCTGACCCTACCAGGGATTGCCGGTATCATCCTCACGATGGGCATGGCCGTAGATGCCAACATCCTCGTCTTCGAGCGAATCCGCGAAGAGCTCCGCCGCGGCCGCTCACCTCGCTCCGCTGTGGATGAAGGCCACAAGAAAGCCCTCTCGGCGATTCTGGACTCTAATATCACGACCTTCATCACCGGGCTCATCCTCTACTTCTTCGGCTCAGGCCCCATTCAAGGGTTCGCTATCACGCTCATGATCGGGATTGCCATGACCCTGTTTGCGAATCTGGTCATTGCACGTGCCATTGCTGAAATCTTGCTAGCGTACAACATCCACCTCAGCTACGGCCTACCTCGCAAGTGGTTGGTTGCGACATCGTAA
- a CDS encoding HAD family hydrolase, which yields MALRVVTVDLWNTILGAAGSQQRQEQRLRRLQAYVERLGMERSEQELREAFRQMWRYYTAVWWGQQRTPTPQELTTFLWQWLKLPEEPAIVAQLAEEMAIGILESPPPLLPYARQALEWLAERYRLALVSDTAFSPGSVLRELLRQYDIAELFAAFSFSDETGVAKPHPRAYRVVLDKLDTAPEEALHIGDLEPTDIQGAKGLRMSAILFLGDLDSEFSPPAQTLADAIAYHWQQVPELVERLSCCSR from the coding sequence ATGGCTCTGCGCGTGGTCACGGTTGACCTGTGGAATACCATCTTAGGGGCTGCTGGGAGTCAGCAGCGGCAGGAGCAGCGCCTACGGCGACTCCAAGCGTACGTAGAGCGTTTGGGGATGGAAAGATCGGAGCAAGAGCTGCGGGAAGCCTTTCGGCAGATGTGGCGGTATTACACTGCCGTCTGGTGGGGACAGCAACGGACTCCAACACCGCAGGAGCTGACCACTTTCCTCTGGCAGTGGCTGAAGCTACCGGAGGAGCCAGCTATAGTGGCCCAGTTGGCTGAAGAAATGGCTATTGGAATTCTGGAGAGCCCACCTCCATTGCTTCCCTATGCTCGGCAGGCATTGGAGTGGCTAGCGGAGCGTTATCGGCTGGCACTAGTCTCGGATACTGCCTTCTCGCCTGGCTCGGTACTGCGAGAGCTTCTTCGTCAGTACGACATTGCAGAGCTATTCGCTGCTTTCAGCTTCAGTGACGAGACCGGGGTTGCAAAGCCTCATCCACGGGCCTATCGGGTTGTCCTAGACAAGCTCGACACAGCTCCCGAAGAAGCACTCCACATCGGAGACCTTGAGCCCACCGACATCCAAGGCGCGAAGGGACTGAGAATGAGTGCCATTCTGTTCCTGGGCGATCTAGATTCGGAGTTCTCTCCACCAGCTCAAACGTTGGCAGACGCGATTGCGTATCACTGGCAGCAGGTTCCTGAGTTAGTGGAACGCCTATCGTGCTGCAGTCGTTGA
- a CDS encoding L-threonylcarbamoyladenylate synthase codes for MKTIVLDPERDPMALQQAADLLRRGHLVAFPTETVYGLGARVFCAEAVAKIFAVKGRPTDNPLIVHIASPDEVQRIAVEIPEAYWVLARTFFPGPLTVVLRRHPEVPPVVSGGLETIAVRMPRHPYALELIRLTGEPIAAPSANRSGRPSPTTAEHVLQDLQGEIAAVVDGGPCEIGLESTVLHLLTDPPMILRPGVVTAGELSAVLGRPVGYWDVQRAGPAPSPGMRYRHYAPQAAVVLLSSWEAVRQWIVAHPEANPVVLAPQPGGERLSVPLRALQATTLYAEFRRADDEGRSHILVLCTPAVQANRALWDRLRKAASQESP; via the coding sequence TTGAAGACTATTGTTCTCGATCCCGAGCGTGATCCAATGGCGCTGCAGCAGGCAGCTGATCTCCTGCGGCGCGGGCACTTAGTTGCCTTCCCAACGGAGACCGTCTATGGCTTAGGGGCTAGAGTCTTCTGCGCGGAGGCGGTGGCTAAGATCTTTGCCGTGAAAGGACGGCCTACTGATAACCCCTTAATCGTGCATATCGCTTCGCCGGACGAAGTGCAGCGCATTGCGGTGGAGATTCCTGAGGCTTACTGGGTACTTGCCCGAACCTTCTTCCCTGGCCCTCTGACGGTCGTACTGCGCCGTCACCCAGAGGTTCCTCCCGTGGTTTCCGGAGGTTTGGAGACCATCGCCGTACGGATGCCACGGCATCCGTACGCTCTAGAACTCATTCGACTCACAGGCGAGCCTATCGCTGCTCCTTCAGCGAATCGTTCCGGTCGGCCTAGCCCGACGACAGCAGAACATGTGCTCCAGGATCTGCAGGGAGAGATTGCAGCAGTCGTAGATGGGGGCCCCTGTGAGATTGGCTTAGAGTCCACGGTGCTCCATCTGCTGACGGATCCGCCGATGATTCTGCGACCTGGTGTGGTTACTGCGGGGGAGCTCAGCGCTGTGCTGGGACGGCCTGTGGGGTATTGGGATGTTCAAAGGGCGGGTCCAGCTCCGTCGCCTGGGATGCGGTATCGGCATTATGCCCCGCAGGCGGCGGTCGTCTTGCTGAGTTCCTGGGAGGCGGTTCGGCAGTGGATAGTGGCTCATCCAGAGGCGAATCCCGTTGTGCTTGCACCTCAGCCTGGTGGCGAGCGACTTTCAGTACCTCTCCGAGCTTTGCAGGCGACTACACTCTATGCAGAGTTCCGCAGAGCTGACGATGAGGGGCGAAGCCATATCCTGGTGCTATGCACCCCCGCTGTTCAAGCGAACCGGGCTCTCTGGGATCGTCTCCGAAAAGCAGCATCTCAAGAATCTCCCTAA
- a CDS encoding LytTR family DNA-binding domain-containing protein, with protein MLRAVLVDDEVGALEALRLLLEQHCRDIVRVVATATSAEEARQVLRQLRADVLFLDVEMPGEDGFALLRSLPQRDFAVVFVTAHQQYLLQALRISAADYLLKPVNPEELREAVLRVQQSRLRAKRLEVLLSNLSAGAPKRLVIPLVNDRYRVASLQEVLYCQAYGSYSWVVTDRERLLAVRLLAEWQEILEPAGFVRVHRSFLVNIQRIRELRQGSEEQGGSIMLDTGEEIPVARRRFAHVLAALQHGG; from the coding sequence ATGCTGCGGGCGGTGCTGGTAGATGACGAGGTAGGGGCCCTGGAGGCGCTCCGCCTGCTCTTGGAGCAGCACTGCCGGGATATAGTTCGAGTTGTAGCGACGGCAACCTCTGCTGAGGAGGCTCGGCAAGTCCTACGACAGCTCCGTGCCGATGTCCTCTTCCTGGACGTGGAGATGCCTGGTGAAGATGGCTTTGCGCTCCTTCGCTCCCTGCCCCAGCGGGACTTTGCGGTGGTCTTTGTCACTGCGCATCAGCAGTATCTGCTCCAGGCTCTTCGGATTAGCGCAGCGGATTATCTCCTGAAGCCCGTCAATCCCGAAGAGCTACGCGAAGCCGTTTTGCGGGTTCAGCAGTCGCGTCTTCGAGCCAAGCGACTCGAGGTTCTATTGAGCAACCTCAGCGCTGGGGCGCCGAAGCGGCTTGTTATTCCGCTGGTGAATGATAGGTACCGAGTCGCGTCGCTCCAGGAGGTCCTGTACTGTCAAGCCTACGGGAGCTATAGCTGGGTCGTGACGGATAGGGAGCGCCTCTTGGCGGTTCGACTCCTTGCTGAGTGGCAAGAGATTCTGGAACCAGCGGGTTTTGTCCGTGTCCATCGCTCATTTTTGGTCAATATACAGCGCATTCGCGAGCTCCGGCAGGGGTCGGAAGAGCAGGGTGGAAGCATCATGCTGGACACGGGCGAAGAGATTCCCGTTGCGCGACGCCGGTTTGCACATGTGCTGGCAGCGCTCCAGCATGGGGGATAG